The DNA region GACACACACGCTTCCGGAGGATGCTCGATGGTTCGAGACGAACGGCCTGCTCCGCGGCCGCGCACCCCACTCACACTCCTGCTCCTGGCGCTCATCGGCTGCGCCGGCGCCGGCGCTTCCGCTCCGCGCGATGGGCTGGCACGCAGCGCGTATGACGGTGCGCGGGCTGACGGGCCGCCGCCCGTCGCGCGCGAGTTCCGCGGTGTGTGGATTGCCGCAGTCGCAAACATGGACTGGCCGTCGGCTCCGGGGCTGCCGCCGGATTCGCAGCGCGCGGAGCTGATCGCGATGTTCGATCGCGCTCGCGAGCTGGGGCTGAACGCCGTGGTGCTGCATGTGCGTCCCGCCGGCGACGCGTTGTACGCGTCCGAGCTGGAGCCATGGTCCGCATACCTGACCGGCGAGCAGGGGCGCGCCCCCGAGCCGTACTACGATCCGCTCGAGTTCGCCGTGAACGAGGCGCACGCGCGAGGGTTGGAGCTCCACGCCTGGTTCAACCCGTACCGTGCCTGGCACCCGTCGAATCCGGGAGAGCTCGCCGCGACGCACATCAGCCGCACGAATCCCGAGCTGGTGAAGCGGTACGGCAGCTATCTCTGGATGGATCCCGGCGAAGAGGCTGTGCGGCAGCGCAGCATCGAGGTCGTCGCCGACGTCGTGCGCCGCTACGACGTCGACGGCGTCCACATCGACGACTACTTCTATCCGTACAGGGAACGCGGTCCGGACGGCAACGTCCTCGACTTTCCCGACTCCGCGAGCTACGCGCGCTACCGCGCCGCGGGCGGCACGCTCGAGCGTGACGACTGGCGGCGTGAGAACGTCGATCGGTACGTGCGCGAGATGTACGACGTCGTGAAGAGCGAGAAGCCGTGGGTCAAGGTCGGCATCAGCCCGATCGGCACCTGGCGGCCATACGTGCACGAGCAGATCCGCGGCTTCGACGCGTACGAGCAGATCTATGCGGACTCACGGAAGTGGTTCCTCGACGGCACGCTCGACTACATGGTGCCGCAGCTCTACTGGCCGATCGCCCGCACCGACGTGAGCTTCCCCGTCCTGCTCGACTGGTGGGCCGCCCAGAATCCGCTCGGCCGCGGGCTGTATGCGGGGCTGATCCCAGGCAACGTGAACCTCGATGCAGGCGGACGCGCCGGCTGGGACGGCGACGAGATCATCGGCCAGGTCTATATCACGCGCGGCCACCCGGGTGCTGACGGGCATGTCCATTTCCGCATGGGCAGCCTGATGCCGAACAGCGCGTTCACGCCGATCCGCGGTGCGGACACACTGCCGGAAGCACGGCTCGATTCCATCCGTGCACGACAGGCAGCCGTCCAGGCGCGACGCGATTCCATGACCAGCAAGATGGTACGCGAGACCTACGCGTATCCGGCACTCACGCCGGCCATGGCCTGGCTCGACGATGACCGCCCCGACACACCGTCCGCGGCCCGCAGCGGCCGCAACCTGACCGTTCGCGCAGGCACGGACGAGCCGGTCCGCCAGCTGGTCGTGCAGGCGCGCTGGCCGGAAGGCTGGTGGACCACCGAGATCATCCCGGCAACAAGCCGGAGCTGGGTGATCGGCAGCCGCTACGACGTTCCCGGCGACCCCGTCGAAGTCTGGGTGTCAGCCGTCGATCGCGTGGGGAACCAGAGCAGGCCGCTCGAGGTGGAGGACACCGCGAGCTGACGGACGGCAGACACCCGCTCGCTGTCAGGGCCATTTGACACTTCGTAAGGCATTGCTGCAGAATTCCAGCAATCCCTGATCATTGTGAGCAGCATCGCGGCGGTGACGCCGCGGTCCCGAGAACCCGAGCGAGCGACGAGTGCGTATGCCGCGCAGGCTACTTGCTGCAGCGCTGTTGGCGATCATGGCGGTCGCGTCCTGTGGCGGATCCGCCAGCCCCGGACCCGTTGCACCCGAGCCGCCCGATCCCGATCCGCCGGGCCTCACCGGCATCGAGGGGATCGTCGATTCCGTGCGCGTCGCATTCGGCCTGCCGGCACTCGTCGGCGCGATCGTCACCCGCGACAATCCCGACTTCGCGCGCGCGGTGTCCGGCTACCGCCGCGCCGGCGGCGGCCCCGCCGCAACGCTCGACGACCTGTGGCACCTGGGCTCCAACTTCAAGGCGTTCACGGCGATGCTCGCTGCCATTGCAGTCGAGGACGGAGAGATCGCCTGGGAAACCACGATTGCCGACGCGTTCCCCGAGCTGGCGGGCACGATCAGGGCCGAGTACCAGGCGATCACGCTGCGTGACCTGCTGTCCCAGCAGTCGCGACTGCAGCGCGACCCGCCGGCCCGCGCGATCGTCGGGACGACCCGCACCGAGCAGCGCGATGCGGTGGCCGCCTGGGCGCTCACACAGCCTCCTGCCAGCGCCTCCGGCCAGTACAGCTACACGAACACCGGGTACATGGTCGCCGCAGCCATGCTGGAGCGTGCGCTTGAAACGTCCTTCGAAAATGCGATGCAGACGCATGTCTTCGATCCGCTCGGTATCGATGACGCCGGCTGGGGGCCGCAGGCCGGTCATGCTTCCTCCACGCAGCCCGTCGCGCACCGC from Longimicrobiales bacterium includes:
- a CDS encoding family 10 glycosylhydrolase, yielding MVRDERPAPRPRTPLTLLLLALIGCAGAGASAPRDGLARSAYDGARADGPPPVAREFRGVWIAAVANMDWPSAPGLPPDSQRAELIAMFDRARELGLNAVVLHVRPAGDALYASELEPWSAYLTGEQGRAPEPYYDPLEFAVNEAHARGLELHAWFNPYRAWHPSNPGELAATHISRTNPELVKRYGSYLWMDPGEEAVRQRSIEVVADVVRRYDVDGVHIDDYFYPYRERGPDGNVLDFPDSASYARYRAAGGTLERDDWRRENVDRYVREMYDVVKSEKPWVKVGISPIGTWRPYVHEQIRGFDAYEQIYADSRKWFLDGTLDYMVPQLYWPIARTDVSFPVLLDWWAAQNPLGRGLYAGLIPGNVNLDAGGRAGWDGDEIIGQVYITRGHPGADGHVHFRMGSLMPNSAFTPIRGADTLPEARLDSIRARQAAVQARRDSMTSKMVRETYAYPALTPAMAWLDDDRPDTPSAARSGRNLTVRAGTDEPVRQLVVQARWPEGWWTTEIIPATSRSWVIGSRYDVPGDPVEVWVSAVDRVGNQSRPLEVEDTAS
- a CDS encoding serine hydrolase domain-containing protein, with the translated sequence MPRRLLAAALLAIMAVASCGGSASPGPVAPEPPDPDPPGLTGIEGIVDSVRVAFGLPALVGAIVTRDNPDFARAVSGYRRAGGGPAATLDDLWHLGSNFKAFTAMLAAIAVEDGEIAWETTIADAFPELAGTIRAEYQAITLRDLLSQQSRLQRDPPARAIVGTTRTEQRDAVAAWALTQPPASASGQYSYTNTGYMVAAAMLERALETSFENAMQTHVFDPLGIDDAGWGPQAGHASSTQPVAHRLVNDQWQVLEAFDNPPVYASAGGAHMSVGSWSRFIQEVLRLENGEPTIVSLASGSATTTPTTPIGGSDYYGMGWVITSRTWASGRTLTHDGTNTANYSVTWVAPERGFAILGLSNSYDSGATARVSTAVDVLMGRLIQYYETVN